The segment TCAACTCCAAAGAACTGGTTGTGGTGTGGGATTTACTAAAGAACTGTCTGGTTAAGTGATGAAAGCTGCCTAGGAATGTTAAATTGATTGCTGTTGTCAGGAGAGAAACGTGTGCAGATTGGCTACAGCATTTATGAAGAGAGATCATTGTAAACTGCTCAGAGAGAGTGACTATCTACAAAGGGTGAGAGAAAAACAGGAGTTAGAGGTAACTTCCAGAATTGTTGCCTGGTTTCCTGGAAAGATGGGTGGTTATTCCACGACATTCAGAGTTGCAGATGCCTCTGATTCTGGGGTCTTGCAGGGTGCACATACTCTGCTGAAGATGGGGGTCAGGGCCACCAAACAGCACGTACCTGGATCCACCCCAGTAGGCCAAACCCACACCTGAGTGTGACTGGGAATCCTATCTGTAGTCATAGGttcctcttctttattttatttaattgaccTTTTATCTTGAAACAAATTCTTTTAGCATTAATTCAAACTCTTTTCTTCATATCTCTGTACCAAAGTGCTCACATTAACACAGCTTGGGATGGAGAACTCACAGATAATCATGTCTGTCATGGTAAACCAGCTTCCAGAAACTTAGTAAttcttatccacattttacatttaagtctttttcAAGCTGAATAGATAAAAGCCTCTTGCTATATCAAATAGACAGAAAGGATTTATTTTCTAGTAGTAGAAATTCATCTATAATATACTGAATATATTGGGTTAAACTCTTTAAATTTTAGAGTACCTCTGTAAATACACGTGgagattatttattattattattattattattattatatgtatatatatttttaagattgatctcagggagaaacaaacaaaccagctTTCTGGAGGTCAAAATGTAGGAAAACAAATGctgaaataaagaaacaaaatgaaccaTTCCCTCTCCCACTACATGTGTGCCTTTTCTAGTCCTGTAAATGCTTATTTGGATGCATGAGACCAAAGTACCTTAGATCACAGTGGCAGTGGTGTGTGGAGTACTGTCAGTGAAGATTGCCTCTGCCTGATTAGATATGAAGAAACATCACACACAGCCAGAGAGTGTGGATTCAGCACACAAGAGACAACTCCATTCTTTCATAGCCATTGTCAAGGAGAATTCTAATACTCTCTTCACTGAACACAGGAATACCTATTTCCCCTCCCCAAAAGCCAGTTGTGTATTATCTGATACAAATGCATAGATACATGCATTGGCCAGAGACACTTGTCCATATAATCAgagtgaaaaaaattattcaggcAAGTTGCATATATTATTGGTAGAACTCAACAACAATGGGGTGATGCtcaatttttctctaaattacCCAGTTCTTACCTATCTTATTTCTAAACAGATTCTGGATTGAGGTCTTTTTTCTTGGTTACAAGAACTATAAAATTATGAGCCCCATATAAGTTTTAGAAGCATTGGTAACCAAGAAGAGCTGTGACTTCTTCTATACCCTGACTGAAGAGCAGAAAAATGTCTTGTAAACACCTGATACAATGTTCAGCAGAGTTCTAATTGTTACTCTTCCTAATTCTATTTATGCCTTATGGTCAACTCAGGGATGGTGACAGGGAGCTTGAGATATGAATTGCAAGGTAGAAGGTAGGAGAGAGGATAGAAGAATCCCCCTGATAGAACCACCCAACACTATCAGAGACACAAATGTCCATCTAGCTGACCCTCCCTTGCCCAAGTCCCATCCCAGGTGGTGACAACCCACCTTTGAAAAATAGTCTCATTTTATTGGGAGAAGTAAGGGCCTGGGGAAAAGAGATGAGGAATAAAAAGCCATGCAGAGAAGCAGCAGCACAGACTTGCTTCTGGCCCATTAGTGATCACCAGTAGCTCCCAGACACCATGgtgcattttactgatgaggaaaaggATGTTGTTGCTAGCCTGTGGACCAAGATGAATGTAGAGGTGGCTGGAGGTGAGAGCTTGGGAAGATAAGCACTGGACACAGGTAGGACAGGGGGCAGAAAGTCAGAAATTTTTCCAGAAAGACGGATTGGTCAGGTTTCTTACATACTCTGACTTCCCATCTGCTCTGTGACTATGATCATCCCATAGGTTCCTGGTTGTCTACCCATGGACCCAGAGGTTCTTTTACAATTTTGCTAACTTATACTCTGAGTCTGCGATAATGGGCAACCCTAAGGTCAAGGCCCATGGCAGGAAGGTGCTGACCTCCTTTGGAAATGCTATTAAACACATGGACGACCTCAAGGGCACCTTTGCACATCTAAGTGAGCTGCACTTTGACAAGCTGCATGTGGATTCTGAGAACTTCACGGTGAGTTCTGGGCATGCTTGTGCTTTGTTCTTTCATCCAGGTATCTGTGCTGTGGTTATAGTAGGGAACACAGGTACTTAAGTCTTATCCTATAGAGGTATTTTGGGGAGGTAATATTTCAGGAAAAAGCTTGATTTTGGTAGTTAGGCTGTTCCTAAGGTCAAAGGTAAGACCACGTAGAGTAATTAATTATGCTATGACTAGTGGAGGCCACTGGCCATctgatatttctttaaaaaaatgtcgtGAAGAACACTGGCCAAAAGTGAGCTAAATAGTTTGGCCTGGAGAATACAAATTGAGCCAGGGAGAAGAACACTTTGCCTTTGATAACcaaaattttctataaaaatctATGAACACATTTCTGCATGGTTCTTGAGCTTTGAACCAGGAGTAAGCAGGGCAAAGTAAGAGCGACTTTTTCACAGTTTGCCCCTCCTCCTCTCAACTCCAGCAATGATGAAATGCTCTTGTGTACAAAGCACTGGATTCTTTGTCAAATGGGTGTCCAAACAATTTGAATGTATGCAATATCTGAAGACTTAGACTACGCATATCAAGCCCCAGCACTACAAtcctacttttaaaaaaggagagggcttccctggtggcgcagtggttgggagtccgcctgccgatgcgggggacacgggttcgtgccccggatcccgcgtgccgcggggcggctgggtccctgagccatggccgctgagcctgtgcgtccggagcctgtgctccgcaacgggagaggccacagcagtgagaggcccgcgtaccaaaaaaaaaaaaaaaaaaaacaaaacaaaaaaaaacaacaaaaaaacaatccacaGCAATGCTCTGGGGTCAGAAGTTGGCAGGGAAAATGAGAGAAGGATAGAACACAATGGGGGTTCAGGGCTAGGAGTCACTGAAGCCAATGTCAAGCATATAATGAAGCACTTTTGTGGGAGCATGACAATGAAAGTTGCTCAACCTCTTATCAAGAAGGAAATGGATGTTATATCTATTTTCTGTAAGGGCAGCTTGAGACCTTCTGTTCACTATGCATTATCTTCTTTTTATCCCCAGCTCCTAGGCAACATGATTTTGATTGTTTTGCAACCCACTTCAGTGAGGAATTTACCTGAAAGACACAGGCTGCCTGGCAGAAGCTGACAGAAGCTGTGGCTAATGCTCTGACCAACAAGTACCAGTAGTTGCCTGGCCAACTATGTTGGTGCCTACCTGAGGGGCCTGGGTCCCAACAGTCCATCTCCTgaaggtggagggagagaggccTGCCTCCAGACTTAACTCctatataatacaaataaaataaaaggcatgcTCCATAAGGAATATCCttgtattttctctctgtctgtaTCTTTTATAAGTTGATTCAGCTAAAAGAAAGCACTCCTATTGGAATGAGAATATTGGAGATTGAGAGTTTGGGGATGATAGAGAAGGGACCCTTATAAGATTCTACAGGATAAGAGTGGCTTCAATGGATAATTACTCCTAGGAAGGGAAACTAGACTCTTGAGTTGGACAAGGTctttagaaaaaagaaggaaatggagtTACTCTTGAGAGATGCAAAATGATTATTGATAGTGAGTTGTTAGGACACAAAGTAGGGGACCTGTATAGGCTGTTATTTGTATAAACTCAGGATAGAGTTCCTTTTGGACTATAGCTCAGTTCTATTTAAtataagaaacatatttttagCCACTATAATACAGTGAAGATGGTACTTTTTAGAGACCCAGTTAAGGACTCTGCTCTCAACTTTTTCCTAGCATCAATGGTACTAATGAAGGCAACATCCCTAAAGCATATGAACTGACAGCTTTGGTTTGAATCTGTCATCACCTGGTAGCTCTGTGACCTGAAAcacacttctaattctattggtaGAGATAAAGCCCATTTATGagggaaaatgacaaattcaAGAATCAGCATGCCAGGTCTAATTGACAGAGGAGAAACTGGCCCATTAAAAGCAGTGGGGTGGTATAAAATTAGAGAATCTGCTAGAGAcaccagaaaaagaaggaaaagaggataTTGTTGCAAACAAAATTAGCAGTGAGGTTTCTTGCACACCAGAGTGACATAATGAATAGGGTATTTTAGGGAAATTGATCCATGTGTGGACATAGACTTGACAAGGCAGAATCTACTCTGAATCTGGGCATAGGAATTTGCTGTGAGTATAATGAAGTGATAGGTAAAAGACTAAACTTGACAGGAGCAGTGGAACTAagataaaaaatcaaataaaggaCCACTGTGGCAAAGATGCTGCAGGACTTGAAACATAGTGAAATAGAGAGTGGAGAAGTCATGGATGATAGCCAGGTTCCCTGTCTAGTGAATGAAAAGAGGAAATCTAttggcagaagaagaaaaaaacctacatgtCTCTTACTTAGAGCTGGCAATGGGCATAGCCACCTTTGTAAAAATCACTTCAAATTTCTGTACTGAAATCCCTGGCATAAAGTGAAAAGCCAGGgctttgggattaacagacaagATCAAATTATTGCCCCATTGGCTTGAAACatttagttaacattttttagaATTAATTTCACTGTTTGTAAATGGGATAATTATCCCTACCCCACAAATACATTCCAAGGTTTCAAGGAGATATTTGTAAAGTGCATTGTCTGTCATTTTTGAAAAGGTAGTGGTAGTGGTTTATATGATGCATTATGATCTGTTGCTCTGCCCtgtttcattgtatattcttgaacTGATTGCATTATTTCTGAGCTTCAGAACTAGATATCTAACTATTTGCTTAATATCCCATTTTGGATTGCTCAAAAGTACAACAAATACAGTATGTCCAAGACTGAACTCTTGATCTTTTCCTAATTTACTCCTGCTGACTGACACTTCCTTTTGTGTTCCCCTTCTTAATGACTATCACATCATCAATTGCTCAAGCCTGAAAATAGAGATGTTTTTACTTCCCTCCCTAATACAATACCATCCTATTTGTCTCTCATTTATTTTACGCCCATGTCCACTGAAGCCAAAATAATGCAAATCAAATAATGCCACTTCAGTCCTTgaatttttcaagttttatttgactttcaggttaaagaaaaagaaactgtaacATAGTGTAAAGATCGTTCATAGCAACTTCCTATCATATAACATTCCCCCCTTGTCATCTGAATCACAGTCACACTGTCCGTCTTTctatatataaatcatataattTGAATTATTATCCCTGGTAATTTTTAATCAACATTATGTTGTGCAATTAATCTGTATTATGGCATGTGATACAGATTCTTTTCATtgttgtataatatttcattcttttaccataTCATAATTTATCCCACTAAAAGAGGAACAATTAAGTTGCTACTGAATTGAGATTCTGAGACATATTGATGTTACAAGCATGCCTATACATGTCTGGATGCACACAAACAAGCATTTTGGTATATCTAAAAGTATAATTGCTGCATATATTCTGCTTCAGTAGACACcaccaaatattttcttttctttctttatttttttttttttttgcggtacacaggcctttcacttttgtggcctctcccgttgcggagcacaggctccggacgcgcaggctcagcggccgtggcttacgggcccagctgctctgcggcacgtgggatcttcccagacccgggcacgaacccgtgtcccctgcatcggcaggcagactcacaaccactgcgccaccagggaagccctaccaaatattttcaaaagcaattatactgtttTACACTATCGTTAGCATAGTACAAAAACTTTTCTTTATCTACAGCCTTGCAAAATTTTGAAATTGTCAGTCTCTCCTCTTCTTTAtattcctttccctcctccttccctttcattCCATTATTTTCCCCTCTCTTACTCCTTCcgttccctcccttcttccctccttcctttttgcctccctccctccctccttccttccttccttctttccagctATGCTGGTgggtatatatttgtatatcattgcaatattattttgaattgaGAAAAGAGTGAAATTCACTTTGAATCTTCATTCCTAGGTCCAACTCCACTTTTTTCTTGAGGACCCAGCTGTGGAAATTTCTGCACTTGGCGTTTTCCCAGAAACGCTGTCAGACTTTAAGAGGCTGAATAAGATAAATCTTGTTTGCAATTCCTTTGCATTCTCTCTTTAGTCACATCATACATTTAAGTACTTATGCAATAGGtatcagatatttttctttatttctcattaaATTGTTCCCACTATAATCTATGCTCCCCAAATCTATTTCAGTAGGTGGTAGGGagacaatatttattatttttctttctcttaatacacatttatttcaatgaagggatgggaaaagaaagaattttgtgACCCAAAGTATtatacaaaggagaaagaaagttcaatttatggaaaataatttatcCACTCCAACCACTTATAAACGTATCTAGAAACAAAGTGAAGCTCCATATAGAGTCAACTATATACAATTTTTGCTTTCTAGGTCTTAGTTTTCTTATGTATGAATTGAAAGACTTGGATGGGTAAAAGTGTAAGATACAGTCCACAATGTTGACTAAAACATTTATGCATAAATGAGACTGACAGTATATTTATAGAAGctactgatgaaggaaatgaaactggAAGGTAAGTACAGGGAGAGCAGGGTTTCTGAGTCCCGACACACTGGACCAGACAATCACAGATGAAGGGAAGTGAGGAACGAGAGTGCATCTCACATTCCCCCAAACCAATGAACTTGGGTTGTGCCCTGGGCCAATCTGGTCACAGaagcagggagggcaggaggcagggctgggcatAAAAGGAAGAGCAAGGTCAGCGGCTGCTTACACTTGCTTCTGACACAAACGTGTTCATTAGCAACTACACGAACAGACACCATGGGGCATCTGACTGCTGAGGAGAAGTCTGCCATCACTGCCCTATGGGCCAAGGTGAACGTGGAGGAAATTGGTGGTGAGGCCCTGGGCAGGTAGGTATCCAGCTTACAAGGCAGGCTTAAGGAAGTGAATGGCAGCTGGGCACGTGGGGACAGAGCAATCCACCGAGATTCTGACAGGTGCTGACTGCCTCTGTCCTTTTGCTGTTTTCACCCCTTAGGCTGCTGGTTGTCTACCCCTGGACTCAGAGGTTCTTTGAGCACTTTGGGGACCTGAGCACTGCTGATGCTGTTATGAAAAACGCTAGTGTGAAGTCCCATGGCAAGAAGGTGCTAGCCTCCTTCAGTGAGGGTCTGAAGCATCTCGACAACCTCAAGGGCACGTTTGCTGAGCTGAGTGAGCTGCACTGTGACAAGCTGCACGTGGATCCTGAGAACTTCAGGGTGAGTCTATGGGACCCTCAAcgttctccttcttcttttttatggtcaAGCTCGTGTCATGGGGAGAGGGCTCAATGGCAGGATGCAGTTTAGAATGGAAGAGAGGTATTGTGGTTACAGCACTATGGACTCCTCGagaccattttgtttattttagtttattttaccCTGTTTGCTCACAACCATCATCTCCTCTTATTCATTCTTGTTCTCCTCTGTTTGTTCTCTACgatgcctttttttgtttgtttttttttgcggtacgcgggcttctcactattgtggcctctcccgttgcggagcacaggctctggacgcgcagactcagcggccacggctcacgggcccagccgctccgcggcatgtgggatattcctggaccggggcacgaacccgtgtcccctgcatcggcaggcagactctcaaccactgcgccaccagggaagccccgccttttcctttttttaatcaaaCTTTATGTTGAgtgtctaatttaaaaaaaaaaactttcttcttttatccagttaaaaaaatgttatctaATATTTTCCCCTTATCCCTCCCTTTGGAAGCAAGGGGGATAAAATGTTGCATCGCTTCGTGAAATGGTTCtaaagtataaaaatgaaaacacgttCTGGattaaggcagaaagagagaaacagttCTAAATATGAATTCAGGCTGATATGGCTGGATTCACATCAGTAGTAACACCTACACTTCAGCTACCGTTCTGCTTATACCCTAGGGACACAGTTTGTGATGAGACTTAAATACTCGAAGCTGGGTCCCTCTACTAACCATGCTCTTGCTTTTTATCTCCTCCACACAGCTCCTAGGCAACGTGCTGGTGGTTGTGCTGGCTCGCCACTTTGGCAAGGAATTCACCCCGGAGCTTCAGACTGCCTTTCAGAAGCTGGTGGCCGATGTGGCTAATGCCTTGGCCCACAAGTACCATTGAGATCCTGGCTTATTTCTTGGTGACCATTGGAAGACCATATTTCCCTAGATTCTATTTCCTGAACTTGGGGAAATAATGTCCACCCTCAAGGGTATGGCTTCTGCCTAATAAAGAACTTTCAGCACAATTTCCTGATtccttttactcatttttttccctaaggatGTGGAAAAGTCCCTGAAGGTCTACAGATAGGGTGCCTTTGTGTCTTATACAAAGAGGTCaagggaaatgagaaaaggaagggGGCCATACACAGTCAGTAATGGATGAAACTTCTATCTTAAAGCATAAAACTGTCAAGAAGGTTTGAAATATAGAGAGGATACTGGCATTACAGGGGCTCTATGGGAGACCTTAAACCTAAGACAGAAACTTCAGGTTAATGCTCTGATCCATTTCCAGTAATTACTCAAAAAACAATGTGCTCCATCAGAGACATAATGATTGCTCAAAGTactgttatgtctccttttttcctgcttctcttgCTTGCATGCTGTTGGCAGCAATGCTATACACATCAGATGTTCCTGTTCTAAGGCATAACCTCCCTCTCTCACTTGCCCCAAAAGACCTCAAAATTAACCCTACCCTCCCTTTTGAGGTAAAGTTCAGTGCTCACATACCACCTGCTCACATATCTTTTGACCCTGGTCTCAATGAACTTTCCAGTATTGCCTAAGGAAATCTTTCCATACCCCTGCCACCTTCACCcacttttcacttttcttctgatCCTAGCACAATCACCCTCCATGCTGTATAAGCGTTTCTTCATATTTTGTACTATCCTACGTGACTACTGTGCCTTTTATAGTAGGTCCTCCATAGAcagtaaatgtaaatttattaaatgaaataatcaatgaatgaataattagTTCTTGTCTTAGAACTCCTGGGAGTAGAGGACAATCCAAACAATAGACCATTGTGTAGAGTTTCTTTGTGTTAATGCACAAAGAAAGTAAACCACTGAGGAAGCATATAGGAAAATAAACCACTGATCAGAGGTTTGCTGCGTCATCATAGGTAGTAAAGTATCTTTGAGCATTATTTTTGTCAAATGTAACATTAGAAGGATTTCGAGAACTTTCTAACTTATATGCATTTCTTTAAATCTATATCATGTTCCTGTtgattaattttagatttacttgACTACCTGAAACAGAACGTGTTGCTTCCGTCTATAAAAAGTGTTCTTATAATAATTCTGTTTTACTACCAGGTTATAGACAATGCATTACAGTTTACTGTTTCACCACTATATTGTGAATTAACTGAAGGCAGAAGaccttttaagtatttatttgtttcttctcagGTCATTGTACACAGTAGGCACTGAGAATGCTTTACATCCCAACAGTATGTTTAAGAACCAACTGGTCACATCCCAGAAGCAGAGGAGCCTCAGGAGAATTTTAGATAGTTTCTTTTCACACTCCTGAGCACAGAAAAGTCACCATAAGAATGAGACATAAGGAGACAAAGAGATTTTCAAAGGATTAGAAGGAGAGTAAGAGAGGCTGTGAGTTTCACAACCTGGAAATGAGGATACAAAGTACCATTCTTCCCTCTAAGtggtcataaaaaataaaaattatagaaagacTTACTATACTCTCTTTTGTTCCTTCACCTCTGAAACTGGCCAATGAATCTAGACAAGAAGTTGGACCAGAAAATCTCCAATACTGGAGAATGCAAGAGAACATCACTGGGATAAGACTTGGATCAAGCTCAAACGATTACTATATACTAGGTGTTAGTGTCTCCACATCGGGAGTGAGGAGCAGGTCAAGGGATGGAAGGAGACTCTGGCAGCTTGTTACATGCTTTCATTCCTTGTTAAAGTGGAGCTTCCATAAAAGCCTAGGAGTAAAATTAATTCCTTAAtatttgatttcaattttatgtGATAATTTACCCAAGGGTTAGTTCTATTTTCTGCTACCATGTTGCTTTATAGACTATGTTCAGTATGTGTTCATGAAGATGGGGTATGTGTGTGGAagaaagagagatggaaagagagaggaagcaaggagaGAGAGTCAGAgccagagagtcagagagagagggaaagggaggggaggggagaaggaaggcaatgagagagaaagggaagtaaCTAATACTGTGTATTATGTtccataatcattttaaaataaactaatttaaTGTCAAGGGAATTCAGCATAATATTCTAGATTATCCATTTCTTGAGCCTCAGAGAAGGGCCCTGAAGGTTTGACTTTAGGATTTAAGGCCTTACATATTTGTAAACGGTTTCCAGACTGAAGCCAAGATTCTGCCTCTAAAGATGTACAGTTCCAAATTTAACCTGGGAGAGACTGTCCCTTTGCTCTTGATATGTCAGTACCATAGCCCACTTATGAGGTAAACAAAGCTAATTCTGAATGAACATCTGAGCCCAATAGAGGAAATATTAATAAGGAAGTTACTAACTGAGACATTAACTGTTCTGTAATAATTAGAATATAATTCCTTTATGAAAGCTATGGTTATACtgaatttatagttttatagacagaaatatgactttttttctttttaaatgagttaAACCATACTGTTCTTAAACTATTCTGTGTGTATgacctctgtttctatgagttgtGCTCTTCATGgagcatttttgttttatttaattgtatttatttaatttagttttaatttattttgttatattttattttactttattagatTTGGTAGAATGCCAAAACTGTGGTAACTAAGATATTGTGTATCTGGGAGAGGAATAAATAATAACTGCTTTACCCAGAAAAATATAGATTAGATTGCTTAAGTGGTCTACTTGGGGAATTAAAATTGAACACTAGAGTATGTACAAAAGAGTTCTAACTGAAAAGTAATTTTTGAAACAGATGATAAAACCACACATCTCAGGATGAATGTCATGATTCTCTTGAAGAAAGTTAATAATCATCCTCTTAATTGTATTCAGACTAGGTCCATCTTGTATAGAACTTTTGGAATTAGTTAAACTTGACCGACTagagtaaaggaaaaagaaaaaaaccaaactctcTCTTGGGGACTTGTagcatgtgtgtgtggggggggcggcatatgcatgtgtgtgtttagtGCTCACTGCGGCTGTAATAAAAGTAGAGCAGACATGCTGTGAATCCCTTCACAGACTACAAATTAGCTCACAATGATGAAGGCGTCAGTGGGCCTGAGAAGTGTTCCAGAACCTTTGAGTGCTGACCTGGATTTGAGCCTGAGGCTCTGAACATGCACCATTTATCACACTATTCACTCTTCCTTATATTTGCCTGGTATGTCCGAGCTTGTGATGCCTTATTACAACTTGAAGCCTTGTCCCTGCAGGGTTATGGTAATAGAAGGAGAAACCTGTTTCACTCTTTAATCATATCAAGTAGCAACAGTGAAACAAAGCAGCAACTCTTGCCCGGAGACTTGGATGGTGGTGGCTGCCACAGCTGTCCATACAAAAGAGTGGCTCATAGGCCATCCATGGCAGAGGAAGGCATAAGAAAGGAGACacaactccaataaagatgttaaaaaaagaaagaaagaaagaagacacaattgAAGAATTTAGGTGTAtatgtatgcaatggaatattacccagccataagaACAACATGGATTGACCTGGAGGGTAATATGCTtggttaaataagtcagacagagagaggcaAATACTGTACGTtgtcacttttatgtggaatctgaaaaacaagacaaacaaattaatataaaaaaagaaaaagagactcacagatatagacagGAAACTATTGGTTAGCagtgggaagagaggagaggggagtgtCAGGATGGGGGTacggaattaagaggtacaaactaccatgtataaaatagatacgcaacaaggatttattgtatagctCTGGAATTATAACCATTATCTTCTAATagcttttaatggagtataatctataaaagtactaaataaatcactatgctgtacacctgaaactaatataatagtgtaggtcaactatacttcaattaaaattaattaattaaattaaaattaaaatcaaaagaatttAGGGAAACCACCTCTGAAAACAGGAAATGGTAGGGGAATTCTTTACGTAGGTGCTATTTCTGTCAGTCAAGACGGCAAAATTGTAGCCTTGACAATTTGGCTCTTTACAGGAAAATATAGACATATTCTATACTATTATTTAGTAAGTTCCATCAGTTTTCCATGACATAGGTTTCCTGAAAAGATATGTCCAAACTTCCCCAGAAATTGTCCTTTCACATACATATGGCTGACCTCTGATATCAGGAGTCTGAAATAGGTTCTTGAAAAGAGtacaaatgtaaaacaatgataAAGCTAACAGAGGTTTCAATTGAATAAAATGAAACTCAAAACCTAAAGGTCAAACCAAATGTGGGGttggtttgtttggttgtttttgtttttaacatttaaaacatttgaaagacGTCTTTCCCCAGAAGTCAAcatgtaaaatttttttccccaggataGAACAATAGTAAGATCCTCTTTGCTTCAAGGttttagaaaagaatgaat is part of the Kogia breviceps isolate mKogBre1 chromosome 7, mKogBre1 haplotype 1, whole genome shotgun sequence genome and harbors:
- the LOC131759975 gene encoding LOW QUALITY PROTEIN: hemoglobin subunit epsilon-4-like (The sequence of the model RefSeq protein was modified relative to this genomic sequence to represent the inferred CDS: inserted 1 base in 1 codon; substituted 1 base at 1 genomic stop codon) — encoded protein: MVHFTDEEKDVVASLWTKMNVEVAGGESLGRFLVVYPWTQRFFYNFANLYSESAIMGNPKVKAHGRKVLTSFGNAIKHMDDLKGTFAHLSELHFDKLHVDSENFTLLGNMILIVXATHFSEEFTXKTQAAWQKLTEAVANALTNKYQ
- the LOC131759971 gene encoding hemoglobin subunit beta-1/2-like, encoding MGHLTAEEKSAITALWAKVNVEEIGGEALGRLLVVYPWTQRFFEHFGDLSTADAVMKNASVKSHGKKVLASFSEGLKHLDNLKGTFAELSELHCDKLHVDPENFRLLGNVLVVVLARHFGKEFTPELQTAFQKLVADVANALAHKYH